Part of the Methanobacterium paludis genome is shown below.
TTGGATAAACAACATTTATTCCATCTTCTTCAAGCTCCTTAAACATCTCTTTATGCTCTGTATGTATCGGGTAAAGCACATCCGGACTTACCTCACGTATCATATCCAAAATTTCAGGGCCTGATGCATGACCCGATGCATGCATCTGATGCATGGGCAGGTTGAAGTGATCTAACCAATTTTTCACTCTTTTGTAATCTATTTCCATCTCATCGTCAAACGGTTCAGTTACAGACCTTATGTAAATTCCATTTTCGGGTTTTATGTCAATTAACTCCTTCAGCTCAAAAAAATCACATCGGAAGATATATTTTTCCGGTTCCTCCTGCAAATCCCTGTAGTTTATGGTGTTATCAAGGTTCAGAAAATCTCTTTCCCATGTTTTGTAGTCCGATTTGAGGTAAGAATGGTCAATTTCAGACGAACAAATCCATTCACCGTCAAAGCAAGCATACGAATCATTCCCAACTAGACCCCAACCTTTACGAGGTTTATAAACCGCAATATCGTCTATTTTTGGATAATCCTTGTCCGGATAATCTTTATTTTCGAAAAGGTTGAGCATGTAAGCCTGTTTTAAATTCAAAACCAGAGTTCTGCCGGTGTCCTTCGCTACTTTGTAGAATGTGACGAGCCGGTCAAAGTCCCTTATAGGATAATTTACAATTACCAATCCCTTAAAATCAGAAATAAGAGTTTTAGCTTTGTTTTCAATGTCCTCTTCTGTGGTGTTGGACTGACTGTCTATACGGGTGCCCTCAGAGATCATGATGTTTGGGTTGGATTTTTTTGCCTCTCTCACGAACTTACGTGTTATTTCAGGCCTTCTTCCATGGAACCTAAGGTCCCCTGTGTATGCAATTGTATCATCAGCTGTTTCAAGGATGTATGCTGATGCTCCGGGTAAAGAATGGTCAACAGGAGCGCTTTTTATTGTGAAATCACCAATCTGGAAATTTTCATACGGTTTTACCACATGAACATCCCTTTCAACCATTGCATCTTT
Proteins encoded:
- a CDS encoding MBL fold metallo-hydrolase, coding for MVNIDFYGGVNEIGGNKILINHNTTSLFLDFGMSFSQSNKYFSEFLQPRKANGIQDFLELGLLPQIKGIYREDYLRHCGLNSQEKPAVEGLLLSHAHMDHSAYIHHLREDIPLYMTEESYFILKVLEDTSAVSFIDMLKLKKNFHFTPKKNGEGYKRLGGKDAMVERDVHVVKPYENFQIGDFTIKSAPVDHSLPGASAYILETADDTIAYTGDLRFHGRRPEITRKFVREAKKSNPNIMISEGTRIDSQSNTTEEDIENKAKTLISDFKGLVIVNYPIRDFDRLVTFYKVAKDTGRTLVLNLKQAYMLNLFENKDYPDKDYPKIDDIAVYKPRKGWGLVGNDSYACFDGEWICSSEIDHSYLKSDYKTWERDFLNLDNTINYRDLQEEPEKYIFRCDFFELKELIDIKPENGIYIRSVTEPFDDEMEIDYKRVKNWLDHFNLPMHQMHASGHASGPEILDMIREVSPDVLYPIHTEHKEMFKELEEDGINVVYPKLKC